The following are encoded in a window of Nakamurella sp. A5-74 genomic DNA:
- a CDS encoding heme o synthase — MDRIAGDGAATTLRGKLGAYVALTKPRIIELLLITTVPALFAAQRQVPGLWTVLATLVGGTFAAGSANALNMVVDADIDAKMRRTRVRPLARQLVPTRNALVFGIVLGILSCTFLSLTTTWQAGVLAAVAILFYVFVYSIWLKRRTSQNIVWGGLAGCMPVIIGWSAVTGDIGWPAWVFFGVIFFWTPPHTWALAMRYKDDYAAAGVPMLPVVAPERVVVRQIVLYSWAMVVCSLLLVPASSFIYAAVAVPVGLVFLACAHLLHVKVLRGEPAKPMTLFHLSNLYLTFISVAWAVDAAVGLRIVGWPW, encoded by the coding sequence ATCGACCGGATCGCGGGAGACGGCGCCGCCACCACCCTGCGAGGCAAGCTCGGTGCCTACGTCGCGCTGACGAAGCCGCGCATCATCGAGCTGCTGCTGATCACCACCGTTCCTGCGCTGTTCGCCGCCCAGCGTCAGGTGCCCGGCCTGTGGACCGTGCTGGCCACCCTGGTCGGTGGTACCTTCGCCGCCGGCAGCGCCAATGCGCTGAACATGGTCGTCGACGCCGACATCGACGCGAAGATGCGCCGTACCCGCGTCCGACCGCTGGCCCGGCAGCTGGTGCCGACCCGTAACGCCCTGGTCTTCGGCATCGTGCTCGGCATCCTGTCGTGCACTTTCCTGTCGCTGACCACCACCTGGCAGGCGGGCGTGCTGGCCGCGGTCGCCATCCTGTTCTACGTCTTCGTCTACTCGATCTGGCTCAAGCGCCGCACCAGCCAGAACATCGTCTGGGGCGGTCTGGCCGGCTGCATGCCGGTGATCATCGGCTGGTCCGCGGTGACCGGCGACATCGGTTGGCCCGCGTGGGTGTTCTTCGGGGTCATCTTCTTCTGGACGCCGCCGCACACCTGGGCGCTGGCGATGCGCTACAAGGACGACTACGCGGCCGCCGGCGTACCGATGCTGCCCGTCGTGGCGCCGGAGCGGGTCGTCGTCCGCCAGATCGTGCTCTACAGCTGGGCGATGGTGGTCTGTTCGCTGCTTCTGGTGCCGGCCTCGTCGTTCATCTACGCGGCGGTGGCGGTGCCGGTCGGACTGGTGTTCCTGGCCTGTGCGCACCTGCTGCACGTCAAAGTGCTGCGCGGGGAACCGGCCAAGCCGATGACGCTGTTCCACCTGTCGAACCTCTACCTGACGTTCATCTCGGTGGCCTGGGCGGTCGACGCCGCTGTGGGCCTGCGCATTGTCGGCTGGCCCTGGTGA